A genomic window from Erythrobacter sp. BLCC-B19 includes:
- the uvrC gene encoding excinuclease ABC subunit UvrC, which yields MAKTPAGTPHDPRGAERFNEERAAYTVASAQPDLEGGVQAIRETVKVLKPVPGVYRMLDARGEVLYVGKARSLKARVANYTQIAGLSGRILRMISQTRSMEIVITNSEAEALLLEAQLIKRFRPPFNVLLRDDKSFPFILLRADHAYPRIQKHRGARRAKGNYYGPFASAGSVNTTLNALQKLFLLRSCTDSFFNNRDRPCLLYQIKRCSAPCVGRIDEPGYDALVRQAKDFLSGKSGAVQADLERQMAEAAANLDFETAAMLRDRLRAATFIQGSQAINAQGLGDADVFALAAKNGQMSVQSFFIRGGQNWGHRALFPRHTADVDEAQVLADVMLQFYEEVPPPPTILVDRELPESELIEAALSELAGRKVRLSVPERGDRRKLMAQAQRNAVEALERRLAETGTKAKLNRELAEFLELDSPPQRIEVYDNSHIQGTKAVGAMVVAGPEGFEKGQYRKFNIREAQTNDDFAMMREVMQRRFRNFAEGEENPEAKPGGHETTLPDLILIDGGKGQLSSVMRVLEEIGIADDVAVIGIAKGPHHGREGREVFHFPDGREKMLPVNSPLLFHLQNLRDEVHRYVIGAHRAKRSKAITASPLDEIPGIGPARKRALLLHFGTASKVRAAALADLQRAPGVSATVARKVYDFYHAGG from the coding sequence ATGGCCAAAACCCCCGCCGGCACCCCCCACGACCCCCGCGGTGCGGAGCGCTTCAACGAGGAGCGCGCCGCCTATACCGTCGCCAGCGCCCAGCCCGATCTGGAAGGCGGGGTGCAGGCGATCCGCGAGACGGTGAAGGTGCTCAAGCCCGTCCCCGGCGTCTACCGGATGCTCGATGCCCGGGGCGAGGTGCTGTATGTCGGCAAGGCGCGGAGCCTGAAGGCGCGGGTGGCGAACTACACTCAGATCGCCGGGCTATCGGGGCGCATCCTGCGGATGATCAGCCAGACCCGCAGCATGGAAATCGTCATCACCAATTCCGAGGCCGAGGCGTTGCTGCTCGAAGCGCAGCTGATCAAGCGTTTCCGCCCGCCTTTCAACGTGTTGCTGCGCGACGACAAGAGCTTCCCCTTCATCCTGCTGCGCGCCGATCACGCCTACCCGCGCATCCAGAAACACAGGGGCGCGCGGCGGGCGAAGGGCAATTACTACGGGCCGTTTGCGAGCGCCGGCAGCGTCAACACCACGTTGAATGCGCTGCAAAAGCTGTTCCTGCTGCGGAGTTGCACCGACAGCTTCTTCAACAACCGCGACCGGCCCTGCCTGCTCTACCAGATCAAGCGCTGCTCCGCGCCGTGTGTGGGGCGGATCGACGAGCCGGGCTATGACGCGCTGGTGCGGCAGGCGAAGGATTTCCTCTCGGGCAAGTCGGGCGCGGTGCAGGCCGATCTCGAGCGGCAGATGGCGGAGGCCGCGGCGAACCTCGATTTCGAGACGGCGGCGATGTTGCGCGACCGGTTGCGGGCGGCGACCTTCATTCAGGGAAGCCAAGCGATCAATGCGCAAGGGCTGGGCGATGCCGACGTCTTCGCGCTTGCCGCCAAGAACGGGCAGATGAGCGTCCAGTCCTTCTTCATCCGCGGCGGGCAGAACTGGGGCCACCGCGCGCTGTTCCCGCGCCACACGGCGGATGTCGACGAGGCGCAGGTGCTCGCCGATGTGATGCTGCAATTCTATGAGGAAGTGCCGCCGCCGCCGACCATTCTGGTCGACCGCGAATTGCCCGAAAGCGAGCTGATCGAGGCCGCGCTGTCGGAGCTAGCGGGCCGCAAGGTGCGCTTGTCCGTTCCCGAACGCGGCGACCGGCGCAAGCTGATGGCGCAGGCGCAGCGGAACGCGGTCGAGGCGCTCGAGCGGCGGCTGGCCGAAACCGGCACCAAGGCCAAACTCAACCGCGAACTGGCGGAGTTTCTGGAGCTCGATTCGCCCCCGCAGCGGATCGAGGTCTACGACAACAGCCATATCCAGGGCACCAAGGCCGTGGGCGCGATGGTGGTTGCCGGGCCAGAGGGCTTCGAGAAGGGGCAGTACCGCAAGTTCAACATCCGCGAGGCGCAGACCAACGACGATTTCGCGATGATGCGCGAGGTGATGCAACGGCGGTTCCGCAACTTCGCCGAGGGCGAGGAGAACCCCGAGGCCAAGCCCGGCGGGCACGAAACCACGCTCCCCGACCTGATCCTGATCGACGGCGGCAAGGGGCAGCTTTCCAGCGTCATGCGCGTGCTTGAGGAGATCGGCATCGCCGACGATGTCGCGGTGATCGGCATTGCCAAGGGGCCGCATCACGGCAGAGAAGGCCGCGAGGTGTTCCACTTTCCCGATGGGCGCGAGAAGATGCTTCCCGTCAATTCGCCGTTGCTGTTCCACTTGCAGAACCTGCGCGACGAAGTGCACCGCTATGTCATCGGCGCGCACCGGGCGAAGCGATCGAAGGCGATCACCGCCTCACCGCTGGACGAAATCCCCGGCATCGGCCCGGCCCGCAAGCGCGCGCTGCTGCTGCACTTCGGCACGGCGAGCAAGGTTCGTGCGGCGGCGCTCGCAGACCTGCAACGCGCGCCCGGCGTCAGCGCGACGGTGGCGCGCAAGGTCTATGATTTCTACCACGCCGGTGGTTGA
- the infA gene encoding translation initiation factor IF-1, protein MAKEELLEMRGRVVELLPNAMFRVELENGHEVLGHTAGKMRKNRIRVLVGDEVLCELTPYDLTKARITYRFMPGRGGPGPQ, encoded by the coding sequence ATGGCCAAGGAAGAACTCCTCGAAATGCGCGGGCGCGTGGTTGAGTTGCTGCCCAATGCGATGTTCCGGGTGGAGCTTGAAAACGGCCATGAAGTGCTCGGCCACACGGCGGGCAAGATGCGCAAGAACCGCATTCGTGTGCTGGTCGGCGATGAAGTGCTGTGCGAACTCACGCCCTACGATCTCACCAAGGCGCGCATCACCTACCGCTTCATGCCGGGTCGCGGCGGCCCCGGCCCGCAGTAA
- a CDS encoding NAD(P)/FAD-dependent oxidoreductase gives METSDVIILGAGAAGLFCAGQAGQRGLRVAVLEKAEAPGKKILISGGGRCNFTNLGAGPANYLSVNPHFAKSALARYTPADFLALVERHGIAWHEKTLGQLFCDGSAKQIVAMLLAECPAETVTISCQTAPQTVERSTDGRFIVTAEDGRQWQAPALVIATGGPSIPKMGATDFAYRLARQFGLKVVEPRPALVPLTLGGEETLFRELSGVAAPVLARAGTAEFAEAALFTHKGLSGPAILQVSSYWRHGEAVGITFLPDAATDWLIEAKHSRPRTHLRTLLRERLPDRLADALADRLGLDRELGNISDKDLRAAQSKLADWRFAPNGTEGYAKAEVTAGGIATAELSSRTMEAAKVPGLYAIGEAVDVTGWLGGYNFQWAWASAHACAEALAEAHWA, from the coding sequence GTGGAAACGAGCGACGTCATCATCCTCGGCGCGGGAGCGGCCGGACTGTTCTGCGCCGGGCAGGCGGGCCAGCGCGGCCTCAGGGTCGCCGTGCTGGAGAAGGCCGAGGCGCCGGGCAAGAAGATCCTGATCTCGGGCGGCGGGCGGTGCAATTTCACCAATCTCGGCGCGGGGCCAGCGAACTATCTCAGCGTCAATCCCCATTTCGCCAAGAGCGCGCTGGCCCGCTACACCCCGGCCGACTTTCTGGCGCTGGTCGAAAGGCACGGCATCGCCTGGCACGAAAAGACCCTCGGCCAGCTGTTCTGCGACGGGTCGGCCAAGCAGATCGTGGCGATGCTGCTGGCGGAATGCCCCGCCGAAACCGTGACAATAAGCTGCCAAACCGCGCCACAGACTGTCGAACGCAGCACAGACGGTCGCTTCATCGTCACCGCCGAAGATGGCCGCCAGTGGCAAGCCCCCGCGCTGGTGATCGCCACCGGCGGGCCGTCCATCCCCAAGATGGGCGCGACCGATTTCGCCTATCGGCTGGCGCGGCAATTCGGCCTCAAGGTGGTCGAGCCCCGCCCCGCCCTTGTTCCCCTGACATTGGGCGGCGAAGAGACGCTGTTCCGCGAACTCTCCGGCGTTGCCGCCCCGGTGCTGGCCCGCGCAGGGACAGCCGAATTCGCCGAGGCCGCGCTGTTCACCCACAAGGGGCTCTCCGGCCCGGCCATATTGCAGGTTTCAAGCTACTGGCGGCATGGCGAGGCGGTGGGGATCACTTTCCTGCCCGATGCCGCGACCGACTGGCTGATCGAAGCCAAGCACAGCCGCCCTCGCACGCACCTTCGCACCCTGCTCAGGGAACGCTTGCCCGACCGCCTCGCCGATGCGCTGGCCGACCGGCTCGGGCTGGATCGCGAACTGGGCAACATCTCCGACAAGGACTTGCGCGCCGCCCAATCCAAACTCGCCGACTGGCGCTTCGCCCCCAATGGCACCGAGGGCTATGCCAAGGCCGAAGTCACCGCAGGCGGCATCGCCACCGCCGAGCTTTCCAGCCGCACGATGGAGGCCGCCAAGGTCCCCGGCCTCTATGCCATTGGCGAGGCGGTCGATGTGACCGGCTGGCTCGGCGGCTATAACTTCCAATGGGCCTGGGCCAGCGCCCATGCCTGCGCCGAAGCGCTGGCCGAGGCCCATTGGGCGTAA
- a CDS encoding Maf family protein, with amino-acid sequence MGAAHLTLASASPRRRELLGRLGLAPDAVVPADIDETPLKSELPRAYALRMGREKALAVDAPGFLLAGDTVVAVGRRILPKTETEAEARACLELMSGRRHQVLSSIVLRAPDGTLRERLDETVVCFKRLSSEEIAAYLAGGEWRGKAGGYAIQGAAEGLIAWIRGSHSGVMGLPLYHTRALLKAAGFPIG; translated from the coding sequence ATGGGCGCAGCGCACCTGACACTGGCATCGGCATCACCCCGGCGGCGCGAGCTGCTGGGGCGGCTCGGCCTTGCGCCCGATGCGGTGGTGCCGGCCGATATCGATGAGACGCCGCTCAAAAGCGAACTCCCCCGCGCCTATGCCCTGCGCATGGGGCGCGAGAAGGCGTTGGCGGTGGACGCCCCCGGCTTCTTGCTGGCGGGCGACACCGTGGTGGCGGTGGGACGGCGCATCCTGCCCAAGACCGAAACCGAAGCAGAAGCCCGCGCCTGTCTCGAATTGATGAGCGGACGGCGGCATCAGGTGCTCTCCAGCATCGTCCTGCGCGCGCCCGACGGCACCTTGCGCGAACGGCTGGATGAGACGGTAGTGTGCTTCAAGCGCCTCTCGTCCGAGGAGATCGCGGCCTACCTCGCAGGCGGCGAATGGCGCGGCAAGGCGGGCGGCTATGCCATCCAGGGCGCCGCAGAAGGCCTGATCGCATGGATAAGGGGCAGCCATTCGGGCGTGATGGGCCTGCCGCTCTATCACACGCGCGCGCTTCTCAAGGCGGCGGGTTTCCCCATTGGCTGA
- a CDS encoding WS/DGAT/MGAT family O-acyltransferase, giving the protein MDSSFVALESPNSPMHIGSVLIYNPATAPGGFVRFKDILQFIGSRMQLSRTMRQRLVRVPFDLDYPYWVEDPDFDLEYHVRHVALPKPGDWRQLCIQAARIHARPLDLNRPPWEFTVVEGLDAVEGYPPGCFAFVTKVHHAAIDGMSGIDLMEALHTLTPDAPPPSKPDTWKPEKIPGPVELLGKSYFNALLNPLKQAQVAAKAVPGVAGVIRGLISKDFKLSTDLVPPRTRFNRTISPHRVVEGRTFDLKEFKAIRALLPEAKVNDVAIAVIGGGLHKYLSAKGDLPKATMTAMAPISVRASDEKGDMGNQVAAMIAPLGTHIADPAERLAYVYGQTNNSKAMTNALGARRMTEVSKVNPLFYMALGAQLFSRVSLAHRLAMPFNTVVTNVPGPPVHIYSSGARLESMALSLICLTDGLGLAHVVQSYVGEAYISFTACRDIMPDPEFYSQCLQDSFDELLAAARVLEAAPAATTKPEPKAKPKPKPKATKPAATKRRASKENA; this is encoded by the coding sequence ATGGATTCCTCGTTCGTCGCGCTGGAATCGCCGAATTCGCCGATGCATATCGGCTCTGTCCTGATCTACAATCCGGCGACCGCCCCGGGCGGGTTCGTGCGGTTCAAGGACATTCTCCAGTTCATCGGATCGCGGATGCAATTGTCGCGCACCATGCGCCAGCGGCTGGTGCGGGTGCCGTTCGATCTCGATTATCCCTACTGGGTCGAGGATCCGGACTTCGATCTCGAATATCACGTCCGCCATGTCGCCCTGCCCAAGCCGGGGGACTGGCGGCAGCTGTGCATTCAGGCGGCGCGCATCCATGCCCGCCCGCTTGATCTCAATCGCCCGCCGTGGGAGTTCACCGTGGTCGAGGGGCTGGACGCGGTTGAAGGCTATCCGCCCGGCTGCTTCGCCTTCGTCACCAAGGTCCACCACGCCGCAATCGACGGGATGAGCGGGATCGACCTGATGGAGGCGCTCCACACCCTCACCCCCGACGCGCCGCCGCCATCGAAGCCCGATACGTGGAAGCCGGAGAAGATCCCCGGCCCGGTGGAACTGCTCGGCAAGTCCTATTTCAACGCGCTGCTCAATCCGCTGAAGCAGGCGCAGGTCGCGGCCAAGGCGGTGCCGGGGGTGGCAGGCGTGATCCGCGGGCTGATTTCGAAGGACTTCAAGCTCAGCACCGATCTCGTGCCGCCGCGCACCCGCTTCAACCGCACGATCTCGCCGCACCGGGTGGTCGAGGGGCGCACCTTCGATCTCAAGGAATTCAAGGCGATCCGCGCGCTGCTGCCGGAGGCCAAGGTCAATGACGTCGCCATCGCGGTGATCGGCGGGGGTTTGCACAAATACCTCAGCGCCAAGGGCGATCTGCCCAAGGCGACCATGACCGCGATGGCCCCGATCTCGGTGCGCGCGTCGGACGAGAAGGGCGACATGGGCAATCAGGTCGCCGCGATGATCGCCCCGCTCGGCACGCATATCGCCGACCCGGCGGAGCGGCTGGCCTATGTCTATGGTCAGACCAACAATTCCAAGGCGATGACCAATGCCCTGGGCGCACGGCGGATGACCGAGGTGAGCAAGGTCAACCCCTTGTTCTACATGGCCCTGGGCGCGCAGCTGTTCAGCCGGGTGAGCCTCGCGCACCGGCTGGCGATGCCGTTCAACACGGTCGTCACCAACGTCCCCGGCCCGCCGGTGCACATCTATTCGAGCGGCGCACGGCTGGAGAGCATGGCGCTGTCGCTGATCTGCCTTACCGACGGGCTGGGCCTTGCCCATGTCGTCCAGTCCTATGTCGGGGAGGCCTATATCAGCTTCACCGCCTGCCGCGACATCATGCCTGACCCTGAATTCTATTCGCAGTGCCTGCAGGACAGCTTCGACGAGTTGCTCGCCGCCGCGCGGGTGCTGGAGGCCGCACCTGCTGCCACGACCAAGCCTGAACCCAAAGCCAAACCCAAACCCAAACCCAAAGCAACCAAGCCCGCCGCCACCAAGCGCCGCGCCTCGAAGGAGAATGCATGA
- a CDS encoding OmpA family protein — protein MTTTIRTARNAALIALLGATAATGLAAQTMPAADQGEVLTTVYGSLPPLAEMTEGPKVSGIISARKGSRLQITADDGTVTMVTLHPETEIRTRGGFLGIGNKTFDQTALINGLPVIVKTGQFGEGLVASEVRFTSDDRQIAAMIRGGTQQQFGEQGAAIKQNAAATEALRGRLGDIDKYNLKSTTNVYFDTGKAVLSPAAKNELCLAAQQAGANENSLMLVLGYTDTTGSQEVNQALSEKRAAAVVNHLQQVCKWKPYRMLTPTGMATADPAADNSTPAGRAQNRRVSVNVLVSKALDGQ, from the coding sequence GTGACCACGACTATCCGCACCGCGCGCAACGCCGCGCTTATCGCCCTTCTGGGCGCCACCGCCGCCACGGGCCTTGCTGCCCAGACCATGCCCGCCGCCGATCAGGGTGAGGTCTTGACCACGGTCTATGGCTCGCTTCCCCCGCTGGCCGAAATGACCGAGGGGCCGAAGGTCTCTGGCATCATCTCGGCCCGCAAGGGCTCGCGGCTTCAGATCACCGCCGATGATGGGACGGTGACCATGGTGACGCTGCACCCGGAAACCGAAATCCGCACGCGCGGCGGTTTCCTCGGGATCGGCAACAAGACCTTCGACCAGACCGCCCTCATCAATGGCCTGCCGGTGATCGTGAAGACCGGTCAGTTTGGCGAAGGTCTGGTGGCGAGCGAAGTCCGCTTCACCAGCGATGACCGCCAGATCGCGGCAATGATCCGCGGCGGCACCCAGCAGCAGTTCGGCGAGCAGGGCGCTGCCATCAAGCAGAACGCCGCCGCCACCGAAGCGCTGCGCGGCCGGCTTGGCGACATCGACAAGTACAACCTCAAGAGCACCACCAACGTCTATTTCGACACCGGCAAGGCGGTGCTCTCGCCCGCGGCCAAGAACGAGCTTTGCCTTGCCGCGCAGCAGGCGGGCGCGAACGAGAATTCGCTGATGCTGGTGCTCGGCTACACTGACACGACCGGCTCGCAGGAGGTCAACCAGGCCCTCTCGGAAAAGCGTGCTGCCGCCGTGGTCAACCACTTGCAGCAGGTGTGCAAGTGGAAGCCCTACCGGATGCTGACGCCGACCGGCATGGCCACCGCCGATCCGGCCGCCGACAACAGCACCCCGGCAGGCCGCGCGCAGAACCGCCGCGTTTCGGTCAATGTGCTGGTGAGCAAGGCGCTAGACGGGCAGTAA
- a CDS encoding DNA gyrase inhibitor YacG, whose protein sequence is MTLASKPCPICRKPRHPDHHPFCSARCRDRDLARWFSDSYAVPGPPADPEELAQDSWREQD, encoded by the coding sequence ATGACCCTCGCCTCCAAACCCTGCCCGATCTGTCGCAAGCCGCGCCACCCGGACCACCATCCGTTCTGCTCGGCGCGCTGCCGCGACCGCGATCTGGCGCGCTGGTTCTCCGATTCCTACGCCGTCCCCGGCCCGCCCGCCGACCCGGAGGAACTCGCACAGGACAGCTGGCGCGAGCAGGATTGA
- a CDS encoding ribonuclease: protein MAEWLIEQGIAETRALLIEGEWVLAAKVMWPGEIAAGTRATGRLTAKLKGTRRGVALLEGGTEALVDHLPPQVTEGQSLDLVITRAAIAERGRLKRAQARVAGADTAPPAAALPEGRIVRRFPAGLWEEVWHAASSASLDFSGGEILVSVTPAMTVIDIDGVGAPRDVALAAVPAIAQALAWFDLGGNIGIDFPTLPTKEDRRAVDAALDAALADWPHERTAINGFGFVQLVARLTGPSLRHRFATARLGMAARMAMRRAELAADDGIGRVLELRAHPALKAKLKQPWLDELARRTGREVRIAADPGLAIEAANAQLLDT, encoded by the coding sequence TTGGCTGAGTGGCTGATCGAGCAGGGGATCGCGGAAACCCGCGCCTTGCTGATCGAGGGCGAGTGGGTGCTGGCCGCCAAGGTCATGTGGCCGGGTGAGATTGCCGCAGGCACGCGCGCAACCGGCAGGCTCACCGCCAAGCTCAAGGGCACCCGCCGCGGGGTCGCGCTGCTGGAGGGCGGCACCGAGGCGCTGGTCGATCACCTGCCGCCGCAAGTGACCGAGGGCCAGAGCCTCGACCTCGTCATCACCCGCGCGGCGATTGCCGAGCGCGGGCGATTGAAGCGCGCGCAGGCGCGGGTTGCCGGTGCTGACACCGCGCCGCCTGCCGCCGCGCTGCCCGAAGGCCGCATCGTCCGGCGCTTCCCCGCAGGCTTGTGGGAAGAGGTGTGGCACGCGGCGTCCTCAGCAAGTCTCGACTTTTCCGGCGGGGAGATTCTCGTCAGCGTCACCCCCGCGATGACGGTGATCGACATCGACGGGGTCGGCGCGCCGCGCGACGTGGCGCTCGCTGCCGTCCCCGCGATTGCGCAGGCGCTGGCGTGGTTCGACCTTGGCGGCAATATCGGGATCGACTTCCCGACGCTCCCGACCAAGGAGGATCGCCGCGCGGTCGATGCGGCACTGGACGCCGCGCTGGCGGATTGGCCGCATGAACGCACCGCGATCAACGGTTTCGGCTTCGTGCAACTGGTCGCGCGGCTGACCGGCCCCTCGCTGCGGCACCGATTCGCCACCGCAAGGCTTGGCATGGCCGCGCGCATGGCGATGCGGCGCGCCGAACTGGCAGCGGATGACGGCATCGGCCGCGTGCTTGAACTGCGCGCTCACCCCGCGCTCAAGGCCAAGCTGAAACAGCCCTGGCTTGACGAACTGGCACGCCGAACGGGGCGCGAGGTGCGGATTGCCGCCGATCCCGGTCTTGCCATCGAAGCCGCCAATGCCCAGCTTCTGGACACATGA
- the purC gene encoding phosphoribosylaminoimidazolesuccinocarboxamide synthase, with translation MSRRTKLYEGKAKILYEGPEPGTLIQYFKDDATAFNAEKKGTINGKGVINNRISEHVFTRLAHIGIPTHFIRRLNMREQLIRQVDIIPLEVVVRNVAAGSISKRLGIPEGEPLPHTLIEYYFKDDALGDPLVAEEHIACFNWASNEEMHDISSMAIRINDFMCGMFAAIDIRLVDFKLEFGRLYDGDYSRVILADEISPDGCRLWDMATGEKLDKDRFRRDLGGEEEAYREVARRLGLLNGDDTGPGEVFDLSHARSRLRGPPPLKK, from the coding sequence ATGTCCCGCCGCACCAAGCTTTACGAAGGCAAGGCCAAGATCCTTTACGAAGGGCCGGAGCCCGGCACGCTGATCCAGTATTTCAAGGATGATGCGACCGCCTTCAACGCCGAGAAGAAGGGCACGATCAACGGCAAGGGCGTGATCAACAATCGCATCAGCGAGCATGTCTTCACCCGCCTCGCCCACATCGGCATTCCGACCCACTTCATCCGCCGCCTCAATATGCGCGAGCAGCTGATCCGGCAGGTCGACATCATCCCTCTGGAAGTGGTGGTGCGCAATGTCGCGGCAGGGTCGATCTCCAAGCGCCTCGGCATCCCCGAAGGCGAGCCGCTTCCGCACACCCTGATCGAATATTACTTCAAGGACGATGCGCTCGGCGATCCGCTGGTTGCTGAAGAACACATTGCCTGTTTCAACTGGGCATCGAACGAGGAGATGCACGACATCTCCTCGATGGCGATCCGCATCAATGACTTCATGTGCGGGATGTTCGCCGCGATCGACATTCGTCTGGTCGACTTCAAGCTCGAATTCGGCCGGCTTTACGACGGCGATTACAGCCGCGTGATCCTCGCCGACGAGATCAGCCCCGATGGCTGCCGCCTGTGGGACATGGCAACCGGCGAGAAGCTCGACAAGGACCGGTTCCGCCGCGATCTGGGCGGCGAGGAAGAGGCTTACCGCGAAGTCGCCCGCCGCCTCGGCCTGCTGAACGGCGATGACACCGGCCCAGGCGAAGTGTTCGACCTGTCCCACGCGCGCTCGCGTCTGCGCGGGCCGCCGCCGCTCAAGAAGTAG
- a CDS encoding esterase/lipase family protein, with protein sequence MMASLAMNPADTAPRKAEPPHRLWTLIEGRAMLELGLLYASRPLMASLPKGDGHAVMVLPGFMASNSSTVPMRNILKRLGYDAHGWDSGRNIRVDNALIGRLEAQLTRLFETSGRTVSLVGWSLGGVLARELAKLHPEKVRLVISLGSPISDDRGHTSAARLFELLNGKEPEPMKGGRFRGLDEAPPVPTTSIFTKTDGVVHWRGSVQHPDKAAAEQPTENIQVHASHCGLGVNPSVMIAIADRLAQAEGQWTPFTPALIHQWMFPRTSIS encoded by the coding sequence ATGATGGCCAGCCTTGCGATGAACCCGGCGGACACCGCCCCCCGTAAGGCCGAGCCGCCGCACCGGCTGTGGACGCTGATCGAAGGGCGGGCGATGCTGGAGCTGGGCCTGCTCTACGCCTCGCGCCCGCTGATGGCCTCGCTGCCCAAGGGGGATGGCCATGCGGTGATGGTGCTGCCGGGCTTCATGGCCTCGAATTCCTCGACCGTGCCGATGCGCAATATCCTGAAGCGGCTGGGATATGATGCCCACGGCTGGGATTCGGGGCGCAATATCCGGGTCGACAATGCCCTGATCGGGCGGCTGGAGGCGCAGCTCACGCGGCTGTTCGAGACAAGCGGGCGCACAGTCTCGCTGGTCGGCTGGAGCCTCGGCGGGGTGCTGGCGCGCGAATTGGCCAAGCTCCATCCCGAAAAGGTGCGGCTGGTGATCAGCCTCGGCAGCCCGATTTCGGATGATCGCGGCCACACCAGCGCGGCGCGGCTGTTCGAACTGCTCAACGGCAAGGAGCCCGAGCCGATGAAGGGCGGGCGGTTCCGGGGGCTGGATGAAGCCCCGCCCGTGCCCACCACCTCGATCTTCACCAAGACCGACGGGGTGGTCCACTGGCGCGGCAGCGTGCAGCACCCGGACAAGGCGGCTGCCGAGCAGCCGACCGAGAACATCCAGGTTCACGCCAGCCATTGCGGGCTTGGCGTCAACCCCAGCGTGATGATCGCCATCGCCGACCGGCTGGCGCAGGCCGAGGGGCAATGGACGCCCTTCACGCCCGCGCTGATCCACCAGTGGATGTTCCCGCGCACCAGCATCAGCTGA